DNA from Bacteroidota bacterium:
GTTCTGAAATGGGATCCTTCCAATTCTAAAGATAATTCCCTAAGTGGCTATACCGGCAACGTATACCTGGATGCCTATAAGCTGGACGGCACATTTTTGTGGAGGATAGACCTTGGAAAAAATATCCGTGCCGGTGCTCATTATACGCAGTTTATGGTCTACGATCTGGACGGCGACGGCAAAGCCGAAGTGGCCTGTAAGACGGCTCCGGGTACCAAAGATGGCAAAGGAAATTATTTAAGCGGTACGGCTGCTGGTACGGATAATAATGCAGATTACCGTAATTCTAAAGGGTATATCTTATCCGGTCCTGAATACCTGACGGTATTTAACGGGCAGACCGGTGCTGAGATAACTACGGTTAATTATGATCCTCCCCGGGGATCTGTTTCTTCCTGGGGCGACAGTTATGGCAACCGCGTTGACCGTTTCCTGGCCTGTGTGGCTTATCTGGATGGCATACATCCCAGTCTGGTGATGTGCCGGGGCTATTATACCCGTGCTTATCTGGCGGCTTATGATTTCCATGCAGGGACATTGACAAAACGCTGGACTTTTGACAGCAATACAACCGGGAATTCCGGTTATGCCGGACAAGGCTGCCACAGTCTTTGCGTGGGCGATGTGGATGGCGATGGCTGTGATGAAATAGTTTATGGAGCCTGTACCATCGATCACAATGGAAAAGGACTGTATACTACCGGTTTGGGCCATGGAGATGCCCTGCACCTGGGCGTTTTTGACCCTTCTTTGCCGGGATATCAGGTTTGGCAGGCCCATGAGGATTGTTCTACTAATGGAAATGTGGGAGGATCATTCAGGGATGCAAAAACCGGCAAAGTTATCTGGTACTATCCCGGTACTACCGACCAGGGCAGGGGTATGGCTGCTGATTTGGATACTACTAAAGGGATTGAATGCTGGGTGGGTTCATCCGGACTTTATTCCTGCAAGGGAGCACTTTTAAATACCTCAAAACCTGCATCGGATAATTTTGGGATCTGGTGGGACGGTGACGACCAGCGCGAACTTCTGGATGGTACCAGGCTTGATAAGTACAAAACCGGCAGGCTGGTTACTTTCTCTGATTATGATATGGCCACTGCTTGCAACAGCACTAAGAATACGCCCAATCTTCAAGCTGATATACTGGGTGACTGGCGCGAAGAAGTGATTCTTCATTCTGCTGATAATACAAAATTGCTCATTTTTACCACCACTACCCCGACTTCACGCCGCTTGTACACCCTGATGCATGATCCGGTGTACCGTCTGGGGATTGCCTGGCAGAATGTGGCCTACAACCAGCCTCCTGATGTGAGTTTCTATCTTGGAAAGGGCATGTCAACACCTTCGTTTCCTGCGATGTATTATCCGGATTATAAACTGGCCCAATTCATAACGTTTGATGCACTTCCCAATAAATTGAACACTGATACGTCTTTCTTGCTGATGGCAAAAGCAAGTTCCGGATTGGCCGTAAGTTATACCAGTTCAAATACATCGGTGGCAACGGTCAGCGGGAATGTAGTCGGGATCATTGGCCCCGGGACAACAACCATCACGGCTTCACAGGCAGGAAATGAGGAATATCTGCCGGCATCCAATGTTCAGAAAACATTTACAGTAATAGCCACGACTGGCCTGAAAGTCTTATATTTAAAGGATATCCAGGTATACCCTAATCCTGTAAAAAAGTGCCTGTATGTGTATCTTC
Protein-coding regions in this window:
- a CDS encoding T9SS type A sorting domain-containing protein — encoded protein: MKGFLQQTSIFIIIVFLAFGNHAIAQRQMEKLNRGVVAVRPNSSQVFVSWRLFGSDLASTTFNLYRGTTKVNSSPIDGATNYTDNTTADSIYTVRAVVNGVEQPPSGFSKVWHQFYKEIPLKVPSGGTTPDGIAYTYSANDCSVGDLDGDGEYEIVLKWDPSNSKDNSLSGYTGNVYLDAYKLDGTFLWRIDLGKNIRAGAHYTQFMVYDLDGDGKAEVACKTAPGTKDGKGNYLSGTAAGTDNNADYRNSKGYILSGPEYLTVFNGQTGAEITTVNYDPPRGSVSSWGDSYGNRVDRFLACVAYLDGIHPSLVMCRGYYTRAYLAAYDFHAGTLTKRWTFDSNTTGNSGYAGQGCHSLCVGDVDGDGCDEIVYGACTIDHNGKGLYTTGLGHGDALHLGVFDPSLPGYQVWQAHEDCSTNGNVGGSFRDAKTGKVIWYYPGTTDQGRGMAADLDTTKGIECWVGSSGLYSCKGALLNTSKPASDNFGIWWDGDDQRELLDGTRLDKYKTGRLVTFSDYDMATACNSTKNTPNLQADILGDWREEVILHSADNTKLLIFTTTTPTSRRLYTLMHDPVYRLGIAWQNVAYNQPPDVSFYLGKGMSTPSFPAMYYPDYKLAQFITFDALPNKLNTDTSFLLMAKASSGLAVSYTSSNTSVATVSGNVVGIIGPGTTTITASQAGNEEYLPASNVQKTFTVIATTGLKVLYLKDIQVYPNPVKKCLYVYLPDTRQKFLIKVNSLDGKTLYVNNSSNQFNEIDMGRYASGTYIVMVEASDGACTKKILKL